From one Melioribacteraceae bacterium genomic stretch:
- the trxA gene encoding thioredoxin, translating into MTEHLTKQTFLEKVFDFENNKEWKYQGELPALIDFYADWCGPCKMVAPVLEELSEEYAGKINIYKIDTEVEQELAAAFGIRSIPSLLFIPKDDQPQMAQGALPKDALKEAIDNVLLKEETVN; encoded by the coding sequence ATGACTGAGCATTTAACAAAACAAACTTTCCTCGAAAAAGTTTTTGATTTTGAAAACAATAAAGAATGGAAATACCAAGGTGAACTACCTGCATTAATAGATTTTTACGCTGACTGGTGCGGTCCATGCAAAATGGTTGCTCCTGTTTTAGAAGAATTATCCGAAGAATATGCCGGTAAAATTAATATCTATAAAATAGATACAGAAGTTGAACAAGAATTAGCCGCTGCATTTGGTATAAGAAGTATTCCTTCCTTACTTTTTATCCCAAAAGATGATCAACCACAAATGGCTCAAGGAGCATTACCAAAAGATGCACTAAAAGAAGCCATTGACAATGTTTTATTAAAAGAAGAAACAGTTAACTAA
- a CDS encoding YtxH domain-containing protein, whose translation MHNHENDKFGYFASGILLGAVIGSVVGLLFAPDSGKRTRKKIQRKSDELMDDVVDYAKYSRDKAEEILEEGKKRVEELMDEAKATLKKK comes from the coding sequence ATGCACAATCACGAAAATGACAAGTTCGGTTATTTTGCAAGCGGAATTTTATTAGGTGCAGTTATTGGTTCAGTTGTTGGGTTGCTTTTTGCACCGGATAGCGGTAAAAGAACTCGTAAAAAAATACAACGAAAATCGGACGAACTAATGGACGATGTTGTTGATTATGCAAAATACAGCAGAGATAAAGCAGAGGAGATTTTAGAAGAAGGGAAAAAACGAGTTGAAGAATTAATGGATGAAGCAAAGGCAACTTTGAAAAAGAAATAA
- the gldC gene encoding gliding motility protein GldC: protein MKRQAEINFRINLDDDKMPSQIQWDATDAENPGTKYCEAMLISLWDSQVKNTLGIDLWTKNMLIDDMNIFIYQSIKKLADTYSNATNDPEVADIIYKCASDVANKLKLLNK, encoded by the coding sequence ATGAAAAGGCAAGCAGAAATTAATTTTAGAATCAATCTTGATGACGATAAAATGCCTTCACAAATTCAATGGGATGCAACCGATGCCGAGAATCCCGGAACAAAATATTGTGAAGCGATGTTAATTTCTCTCTGGGATAGCCAAGTTAAAAACACATTAGGTATCGATCTGTGGACAAAAAACATGCTTATCGATGATATGAACATATTTATTTACCAAAGTATAAAGAAACTCGCTGATACATATTCAAACGCGACTAATGATCCGGAGGTTGCTGATATTATCTATAAATGTGCGTCGGATGTAGCTAACAAATTGAAACTTTTGAACAAATAA
- the trpE gene encoding anthranilate synthase component I, whose protein sequence is MTIEEFKILALQHNVIPVYKRITADLLTPVLAYIKLRTLSESSFLLESVEGIGRLARYSFIGKNPHQIISNVGNELTITTENKIESRKENILDYLQSLIKKYNCTKIDDLPDFSGGIVGYFGYENIALIEDVLNFTGKKDYDSPDSIFGIYKNIVAFDHYKHQIIIISNVFVEDDSNIEQLFKEANQEIDLLHKQLLKTVEYSESFKIINESYFEEDKSDFEKLVTKAKENIYNGDVFQIVLSKRFNTEFEGDLLNVYRALRIINPSPYMYYMEFPESKVVIGTSPEDLLKVKNRTAEILPIAGTRKRGKTLEEDIELEKDLLSDPKEIAEHTMLVDLARNDLGRVCDYGSINITENMKVNRFSHVMHIVSRVAGKLQKDKDCIDALKASFPAGTVTGAPKIRAMQLINEYENLIRNVYAGAVGYIDFNGNLDLCIAIRTLFSKGSIIYWQAGAGIVADSIPENEFYEIQNKSAALKKALKFAEDLDEDISNR, encoded by the coding sequence ATGACAATTGAGGAATTCAAAATACTTGCACTACAACATAATGTAATTCCGGTTTACAAAAGAATCACTGCTGATTTACTTACACCGGTATTAGCTTATATAAAACTGCGTACGTTAAGTGAATCATCATTTCTTCTTGAATCTGTTGAAGGTATCGGTAGACTTGCGCGTTATTCTTTCATTGGAAAGAATCCACATCAAATAATTTCAAACGTAGGGAATGAATTAACTATTACAACCGAAAATAAAATCGAATCGCGTAAAGAAAACATTCTCGATTATTTACAATCTTTGATCAAAAAATATAATTGCACCAAGATTGATGATTTGCCCGATTTCAGTGGTGGTATTGTTGGTTATTTTGGTTATGAAAACATTGCATTAATTGAAGACGTTCTGAATTTCACCGGTAAAAAAGACTACGATTCACCCGATTCAATATTTGGTATTTATAAAAACATAGTTGCTTTCGATCATTATAAACATCAGATAATTATAATCAGCAATGTATTTGTTGAAGATGATTCCAATATCGAACAATTATTTAAAGAAGCTAATCAAGAAATTGATCTCCTTCATAAACAATTATTAAAGACAGTTGAATATTCCGAATCATTCAAAATAATAAATGAATCGTACTTTGAAGAAGACAAATCAGATTTCGAAAAATTAGTTACAAAAGCAAAAGAAAACATATACAATGGCGATGTATTTCAAATAGTTTTATCAAAGAGATTCAACACAGAATTCGAAGGCGACTTACTGAATGTTTACCGTGCACTTAGAATCATCAACCCTTCGCCTTATATGTATTATATGGAATTTCCAGAATCGAAAGTCGTAATCGGGACTTCGCCGGAAGATTTGTTAAAAGTAAAAAATAGAACCGCTGAAATATTGCCAATCGCCGGTACACGCAAACGAGGAAAAACTTTAGAAGAAGATATCGAATTAGAAAAAGATTTACTTTCCGATCCAAAAGAAATTGCAGAACATACAATGCTTGTCGATTTAGCAAGAAACGATCTCGGCAGAGTATGTGATTACGGTTCAATAAATATTACAGAAAATATGAAAGTAAACCGATTCTCTCACGTTATGCATATCGTTTCGAGAGTTGCGGGTAAATTGCAAAAAGATAAAGACTGTATCGATGCACTCAAAGCAAGTTTTCCTGCCGGAACGGTTACCGGTGCACCGAAAATTAGAGCAATGCAATTAATTAACGAATACGAAAATTTAATTCGAAATGTTTATGCCGGTGCGGTCGGTTACATTGACTTTAACGGCAATCTAGATTTGTGCATTGCAATACGTACACTCTTTTCAAAAGGTTCGATAATTTATTGGCAGGCCGGAGCTGGAATTGTAGCCGACAGTATTCCTGAAAATGAATTCTATGAAATTCAAAATAAATCAGCCGCATTAAAGAAAGCGTTAAAGTTTGCAGAGGACTTGGATGAAGATATTAGTAATAGATAA
- a CDS encoding aminotransferase class V-fold PLP-dependent enzyme encodes MNLQNYFKAFRSNIIGIDQEFTTSYGKQKLIYADWIASGRLYKPIEEKLINDFYPNVGNTHSESSFTGTSMTLAYHHAKEIIKKHVNAADDDVIITQGTGMTGMVNKLQRILGLRVCEQLETYLNFPKEDKPVVFITHMEHHSNHTSWLETICDVVIIEPDDRSYIDLKHLEEQLEVYKDRKLKIGSFTASSNVTGVQTNYHKMAKIMHQHGGLCFIDFAAAAPYVDMNMHPKDPEEKLDAIFFSPHKFLGGPGTSGVLVFNSSLYKRKIPDHPGGGTVDWTNPWGEHKYVNDIELREDGGTPGFLQTIKTALAIKLKEEMGTKNILEREHELLKIAFEEFHNLPSVHILAPEFENRLGVISFYVEDIHYNLMVKLLNDRFGIQVRGGCSCAGTYGHYLLHVDPTRSKRITDKINHGDLSEKPGWVRLSLHPTMTNDELYFILNAIKEIIDNVNTWEQDYTYSPKTNEYYHISGNNQHKVIEKWFEI; translated from the coding sequence ATGAATCTACAAAATTATTTCAAAGCTTTTAGATCAAACATAATCGGAATAGACCAAGAATTTACCACTTCTTATGGAAAACAAAAACTAATCTACGCCGATTGGATTGCAAGCGGAAGATTGTATAAACCGATTGAAGAAAAGTTAATAAACGATTTTTACCCCAATGTAGGAAACACACATTCGGAATCTAGTTTTACCGGCACATCCATGACATTAGCTTATCATCATGCAAAAGAAATTATAAAAAAGCATGTCAACGCCGCAGATGATGACGTAATAATTACTCAAGGTACCGGTATGACCGGTATGGTAAATAAACTTCAAAGAATTTTAGGTTTACGTGTATGCGAACAACTTGAAACTTATCTCAACTTTCCAAAGGAAGACAAACCCGTTGTTTTCATTACACACATGGAACATCATTCCAATCATACTTCTTGGCTGGAAACTATATGTGATGTCGTAATTATTGAACCGGATGATAGAAGTTATATTGACTTAAAACATCTTGAAGAACAATTAGAAGTTTATAAAGATAGAAAACTAAAAATCGGTTCATTTACTGCCTCATCAAATGTTACCGGTGTGCAAACCAATTACCACAAGATGGCAAAGATAATGCATCAACATGGTGGATTATGTTTTATTGATTTCGCTGCTGCAGCTCCTTACGTTGATATGAATATGCATCCTAAAGATCCCGAAGAAAAACTTGATGCAATTTTCTTTTCACCTCATAAATTCTTAGGCGGACCAGGAACTAGCGGAGTTCTTGTATTCAACTCATCTCTTTACAAAAGAAAAATTCCGGATCATCCAGGAGGTGGAACGGTAGATTGGACTAATCCTTGGGGTGAACATAAATATGTAAATGATATTGAATTACGCGAAGATGGCGGTACTCCCGGTTTTCTTCAAACTATCAAAACAGCTTTAGCAATTAAACTGAAAGAAGAAATGGGTACTAAAAATATTCTCGAACGTGAACATGAGTTACTAAAAATTGCGTTTGAAGAATTTCATAATTTACCGAGTGTCCATATCCTTGCCCCGGAATTTGAAAACAGACTTGGTGTTATTTCTTTTTATGTTGAAGATATTCACTACAATCTCATGGTAAAACTTCTTAATGACAGATTCGGTATACAAGTTCGCGGTGGATGTTCTTGTGCCGGAACTTATGGTCACTATTTACTTCACGTTGATCCAACACGTTCAAAAAGAATCACCGACAAAATTAACCATGGTGATCTTTCAGAAAAACCAGGTTGGGTTCGTTTATCACTTCATCCAACTATGACAAACGATGAATTGTACTTTATTCTCAATGCAATTAAAGAGATAATCGATAATGTTAATACGTGGGAACAGGATTATACTTATTCTCCCAAAACAAATGAGTACTATCATATCTCAGGTAACAATCAGCACAAAGTAATTGAGAAGTGGTTTGAGATTTAG
- a CDS encoding sigma-70 family RNA polymerase sigma factor, whose product MKITKQFTNRESKSLDQYLQEIGKVDLLHPDEEIELAIKIKKGDEAALEKLVKANLRFVVSVAKQYQNQGLPLVDLINEGNLGLIKAGKRFDETRGFKFISYAVWWIRQSIMQAIAEQSRIVRLPLNRVGALTKVGKTASKLEQDYERNASPEEIAKELDMDVEEVAAAMQMAGRHISMDAPFSQSDDGKNSLLDVLENKEQPKPDHALNDESLKNDIERALSTLTDREAEVVKLYFGLNSEHPATLEEIGERLNLTRERVRQIKEKALQRLRHASRSKALKAYLG is encoded by the coding sequence TTGAAAATTACTAAGCAATTCACGAACCGAGAAAGTAAATCATTAGATCAGTATTTGCAAGAAATTGGTAAGGTTGATCTCCTTCATCCTGACGAAGAAATTGAACTTGCGATAAAAATAAAAAAAGGCGACGAAGCCGCACTTGAGAAATTAGTTAAAGCCAATTTAAGATTCGTTGTCAGTGTTGCCAAGCAATACCAAAATCAAGGCCTACCGTTGGTTGATTTAATTAACGAAGGAAATCTTGGTTTAATTAAAGCAGGTAAAAGATTCGATGAAACTCGTGGATTCAAATTTATCTCTTATGCCGTTTGGTGGATTCGTCAATCGATTATGCAGGCAATTGCCGAACAATCTAGAATTGTTCGTCTTCCTTTAAATCGTGTTGGTGCTTTAACTAAAGTCGGTAAAACCGCAAGCAAGCTTGAACAAGATTACGAAAGAAATGCTAGCCCCGAAGAAATTGCTAAAGAACTTGATATGGATGTTGAAGAAGTTGCAGCAGCTATGCAAATGGCAGGCCGACACATTTCAATGGATGCACCCTTCTCTCAAAGTGATGATGGTAAAAACAGTTTGTTAGATGTTCTTGAAAATAAAGAACAACCAAAACCGGATCACGCACTTAACGATGAATCATTAAAAAACGATATTGAACGTGCACTTTCTACTTTAACTGATAGAGAAGCCGAAGTTGTAAAATTATATTTCGGTTTGAACTCCGAACATCCCGCAACTCTAGAAGAAATTGGTGAAAGATTAAATTTAACTCGTGAAAGAGTTCGTCAGATTAAAGAAAAAGCTTTACAACGATTGCGTCATGCATCTCGAAGTAAAGCTCTCAAAGCTTATTTAGGATAA
- a CDS encoding DUF2911 domain-containing protein: protein MVTRSFHRFTSVLFILILVINTVVLAQNQLTVPRVSPHASITQTIGLSTITVDYHRPAVNEREVWGNLVPYGLTNLGFGNGNPAPWRAGANENTTISFSHDAMVNGNKVDAGTYGLHMIPSKGEWTIIFSNQTTAWGSYFYDEAEDYLRFNVSPQETDFTEWLTYTFDDITSNSVIASLRWENLMIPFKIEFDLHKIVIESFEDELIGSAGFFWNAYNQAATYCINNNVYLDKAMVWADKAISLNRTLPTLITKSRILAASGKEEEADKLVDEALQIGSENEVNMYGYQLLAQGNIDKAIEIFEYNIDRNPESWNVYDSLGEALKNKGEIEKSRDAYKKAKSLAPESQKARIDQILSTL, encoded by the coding sequence ATGGTTACCAGATCATTCCATAGATTTACATCAGTTTTATTTATTCTTATACTCGTCATAAATACCGTAGTTTTGGCTCAAAATCAGTTAACCGTTCCCAGAGTTAGCCCACATGCGTCAATAACTCAAACAATTGGACTTTCAACTATCACGGTTGATTATCACCGTCCTGCTGTGAACGAAAGAGAGGTCTGGGGGAATTTAGTCCCTTATGGTTTAACAAATCTTGGGTTCGGAAACGGGAATCCTGCACCTTGGCGAGCCGGAGCTAATGAAAATACGACAATCTCATTTTCGCATGATGCAATGGTAAATGGAAACAAAGTTGATGCCGGAACTTATGGACTTCACATGATTCCTTCAAAAGGTGAATGGACAATAATTTTTTCCAACCAGACAACCGCTTGGGGTAGTTACTTTTACGATGAAGCCGAAGATTATCTTCGATTTAATGTGTCACCGCAAGAGACAGATTTTACCGAATGGTTGACTTACACTTTCGATGATATCACCTCAAATTCGGTTATCGCTTCTTTACGTTGGGAAAATTTAATGATCCCTTTTAAAATTGAGTTTGATCTTCACAAGATAGTTATTGAAAGTTTTGAGGATGAGTTAATCGGTTCTGCCGGATTTTTTTGGAATGCATATAATCAAGCAGCAACGTATTGCATTAATAATAATGTGTATTTGGATAAAGCAATGGTTTGGGCGGATAAGGCGATTTCGTTAAACAGAACACTGCCGACATTGATTACTAAATCCAGAATTCTAGCTGCTTCCGGCAAGGAAGAAGAAGCAGACAAACTGGTTGACGAAGCGTTACAAATCGGATCAGAAAATGAAGTTAATATGTACGGTTATCAGTTGTTGGCTCAAGGAAATATCGATAAGGCAATTGAAATATTTGAATATAATATTGATCGAAATCCGGAATCATGGAATGTTTATGATAGTTTGGGAGAAGCGCTTAAGAATAAAGGTGAAATTGAAAAATCTAGAGATGCTTACAAGAAAGCAAAATCACTTGCGCCGGAAAGTCAAAAAGCAAGAATCGATCAGATTTTGTCTACACTTTAG